In Cystobacter fuscus DSM 2262, the DNA window CCCCGCGCCGATGAGAACCCGCTCGCTCTCCGCGAGCCATCGCCGTGCCAGCTCCACCGCTTTCTCGTGCTTCATGTCCCGTGTTCCTTCATGCGTGTGCATCGAGGGCTCCCCTCCGGAGGGCCGCGGAATACGCCTCGCGATCCTCGTCACCGAAGACGTTGAACAGCACCAACTCGAGCGCGCCGGGGTGCTCGCGCAGCCACGTTCCCACCGTGCGCAGCGCCACCCGGGCGGCGGGCTCCTTGGGAAAGCCGAAGATCCCCGTGGAGATGGCGCACAGCGCGACCGAGCGCACGCCCTGGAGCCGCGTGGCCACGTCCAGACAGGCGCGATAGCAGGCGGCGAGCGCCTCCTCGTGCTCCGGGCGCAAGGCGCCACGCACGATGGGCCCCACCGTGTGCAGCACGTAGCGGGCGGGCAGGTCGTAGGCCCGGGTCGCCTTCGCGTGGCCCGTGGGCTCGGGCGTGCCCTGGGCTCTCATGATGCGGGCACAGTCCTCACGCAGCCTGGGGCCGGCCGCCGCGTGGATGGCGTTGTCGATGCACGGGTGGAAGGGACGGAAGCACCCGAGCAGCTGGGCGTTCGCGGCGTTGACGATGGCATCCGCCGCGAGGGTGGTGATGTCCCCCTGCCACACGGCGCAGTGGGCGGCCGCCGTGCCCGGGACGTCGCCGAGACGGGGCAGGCGCATGGGGTCCACCTCGGGGCGCATCCGCCGCTCCGCCTGGAGCAGCCGGTCCAGGGCCAGGTGGAAGTCCTCCGGCAGTTCCCGGGGGCCGCGAACCGTGAGGAGCGCGCGCAGCCAGTCCCGCTCATCCGCCCCCAGCCGGGTGCTCGGGCCCAACTCCTCTCGCAGCCGTTGCTCGGTGCCATCCGCCTGGAGGTGCGCGAGCAGACGCCGTGACAAGGCCGGGCGTTCCTCTTCCGAGGCCGGGGCGGGGGGCGTGAACGGGGTGTCGAGGGAGACGAGCCCTCGGTAGGCGTCGAGGGCCAGCGCTGGAGTGGGAGAGGACACGGTCATCACCAGAATAAAATGAAACAGAGGTGGTTACAAATAAGGGCAAAAAAAACGAGGTTCGTGTCCCTCCCTAGCGGGAGAGCGCACCGAGCTCCTTGACGAGGTCCGCGACGGTCGTGCGCTCGAGGTCCTTTTCCAGCGCGAGCTGCGCCTCCTCGAAGTGTCCGGCAAGCGCGGACTGGATGGTGCTCCCCACGGGACAGAGGGGATTGGGGGGGGTGCTGTGCAGGGGGAAGAGGGTGCCTCCTTCCACCGCGCGGTAGATGTCCCTCAGGGTGATTCCCTTGGGAGGCCGCGCGAGCTGCCAGCCACCTCCAGCGCCGACCTGGGCGGTGACCAGCCGGGCGTCACGCAGGAGCGCGAGCAACCGCCGGATGACGACCGGGTTGGTGTTCACGCTCCCCGCGATGTACTCCGACGTCAGCTGCTCCCCCCCACCATGGGCGAGCAGGGTCAGGATGTGGATGGCGACGGTGAATCGGCTGCTGGTGTTCATCGGTGGACTTGAACTGTAACTAACATAGTTTCCGTTTACCGTCGTGTCAACACGGCCTGTGCCGCTCCTCCCGCCATGGCTGGAGCATTAATCGGTTGGGCGCCCTATTGAAGGGGGAGAGCCGCAGGCGGTCAGTTGGGACAGGCCCCAGACGCGGGCGAGAGATACCCTGCGACGCCTTCGTAGCTGTAGCCGTAGCTACCAACAGCCCTGACCGCCTCCTGCCAGGACTGTGTGTAGAAGTGGTCGCTATGGCCCCAAAGCCGGTAGAACGGACAGGTTCCCGGCTGTTGTTGTGGATAGACATAACACGCAACCCCTTCGTCCACGTACTTGTGCTGGGCGATGGCGAGGTCCCTCTCCTGCCAGGATGCCGTGTAGAAGTGGTCGTTCGTGCTTCCGCCTTTGTAGAGGCGATAGAGCGGAACTGTCCCCGCTTCTTGAGTGGAGTGGCATCTTCCAGCGACGCCTTCGTAGTCATAGGCGCCATTGACCGCACGGATCATTTCGTCGAA includes these proteins:
- a CDS encoding protein-ADP-ribose hydrolase, with protein sequence MSSPTPALALDAYRGLVSLDTPFTPPAPASEEERPALSRRLLAHLQADGTEQRLREELGPSTRLGADERDWLRALLTVRGPRELPEDFHLALDRLLQAERRMRPEVDPMRLPRLGDVPGTAAAHCAVWQGDITTLAADAIVNAANAQLLGCFRPFHPCIDNAIHAAAGPRLREDCARIMRAQGTPEPTGHAKATRAYDLPARYVLHTVGPIVRGALRPEHEEALAACYRACLDVATRLQGVRSVALCAISTGIFGFPKEPAARVALRTVGTWLREHPGALELVLFNVFGDEDREAYSAALRRGALDAHA
- a CDS encoding Rrf2 family transcriptional regulator encodes the protein MNTSSRFTVAIHILTLLAHGGGEQLTSEYIAGSVNTNPVVIRRLLALLRDARLVTAQVGAGGGWQLARPPKGITLRDIYRAVEGGTLFPLHSTPPNPLCPVGSTIQSALAGHFEEAQLALEKDLERTTVADLVKELGALSR